Proteins encoded by one window of bacterium:
- a CDS encoding GGDEF domain-containing protein — MASKMEMSACQQRVAELEEQVRALETQLVTDELTGILNRRGLMQRLKVLASEVRWQVQHPEKRRKVVLSCLSVLFIDIDHFKNVNNTYGHEVGDRVLAAVASAIKEHVRALDIVGRYGGEEIVVGLVGADECDATRVAELLREYIADLRIPISKTESTQVTASIGVAEVNDTYNLAASLKRADDALYEAKATGRDRVVVAKASA, encoded by the coding sequence ATGGCCAGCAAGATGGAGATGTCTGCGTGCCAGCAACGGGTTGCGGAACTCGAAGAACAAGTCCGTGCTCTCGAAACACAGCTTGTTACTGATGAGTTGACGGGCATCTTAAACCGTCGTGGTCTCATGCAGCGGCTCAAGGTCTTGGCCAGTGAAGTGCGATGGCAGGTACAGCATCCAGAGAAACGGCGAAAGGTTGTGCTGAGTTGTTTGTCGGTACTTTTTATTGATATAGATCATTTTAAGAATGTGAATAATACGTATGGTCACGAGGTGGGGGATCGTGTGTTGGCTGCCGTCGCGTCAGCAATCAAGGAACACGTACGCGCGCTTGATATTGTGGGTCGCTATGGTGGTGAAGAAATTGTCGTTGGATTAGTCGGTGCAGATGAGTGTGATGCCACGCGTGTTGCTGAGCTGCTACGCGAATACATTGCTGATTTGAGGATTCCAATTAGTAAAACCGAGTCTACTCAAGTGACAGCCAGTATTGGGGTGGCTGAAGTGAATGATACATATAATCTTGCCGCGAGTCTCAAGCGGGCCGATGATGCACTCTATGAAGCTAAGGCGACCGGTCGTGATCGCGTGGTAGTTGCGAAGGCATCTGCATAG